A single window of Poecilia reticulata strain Guanapo linkage group LG10, Guppy_female_1.0+MT, whole genome shotgun sequence DNA harbors:
- the atp7a gene encoding copper-transporting ATPase 1, with translation MTQKINLCSVSLRVEGMTCGSCVQSIEQRIGSLHGVIHIKVSLEKKSATVIFDSSQQSXESLSEAVEDMGFESSVPESSTATPVFTDTELIPTSGLTPAAQQEALEKLSQIQGVLDVQESAPSMGLTVTYVPSLTSVQLLREVVGGVSPQEKQTPGSPVQKGQSVSQPDTAASEAAVLKLSIEGMTCHSCTTTIEGKIGKLKGIKKIKVVLDSQEATVVYLPYLTTIQTIIEQISVAGFKAFVKSKPRPLQLSNRDIERFIDSQKASASPPETSEETEVFVDTACARLRVKGMHCRSCVVNIEDNISRLPGVSSVEVSLEKEQASICYDPLKVTVTQLQQAIDTLPPGNFKTEPLDFSHTLSPASTSPALTISALQPRPAASQPCFTQPLVSAVHIHIEGMTCNSCVQSIEGMISQRKGVRSAQVSLTDHQGVFEYDPLLTTPEELKEAIEDMGFDAFLPETNSLLPASDPVLPRSPRVQKKNFDSELHNETLLGSTPSKCYIQIGGMTCASCVSNIERNLKNEAGIYSVLVALMASKAEVRYNPEVTDPQTIAECVKELGFTASVMENYEGXDGNLELVVRGMTCASCVHKIESTLVREKGIIYASVALATNKAHVKYDAEVIGPRDIIKLIENMGFEASLVKRDRTASHLDHSKEIRQWRKSFLVSLVFCVPVMGMMVYMIYMDHKMNATHHHNATIEDRNRYHSTMFLERQLLPGLSIMNLLSFMFCVPVQFIGGRYFYIQAYKAVKHKSANMDVLIVLATTIAFSYSLIVLIVAMVEKAKVNPITFFDTPPMLFVFISLGRWLEQIAKSKTSEALSKLMSLQATEATVVNLSSDNCVLSEEQVDVELVQRGDVVKVVPGGKFPVDGRVIEGHSMADESLITGEAMPVTKKPGSSVIAGSINQNGSLLVSATHVGMDTTLSQIVKLVEEAQTSKAPIQQYADKISGYFVPFIVVISLLTLIAWIIIGFLDFSLVEHFFPGYDRSISRTEAVIRFAFQASITVLCIACPCSLGLATPTAVMVGTGVGAQNGILIKGGEPLEMAHKVQSVVFDKTGTITYGAPKVVQVKMVVEGNTMPRSRLLAIVGTAENNSEHPLGAAITKYCKQELGTESLGTCTDFQAVPGCGVRCRVSNTESLLKQADSDSEDNNQRSSILVQISDTRTPASSHPLTMDPQPLSLVQTAVYVVLIGNREWMRRNCLQVGPDIDEAMMEHERRGRTAVLVAVDNELCAMIAIADTVKPEAELAVHTLTNMGLEVVLMTGDNSKTARAIASQVGIRKVFAEVLPSHKVAKVEQLQQAGKRVAMVGDGVNDSPALAMADVGIAIGTGTDVAIEAADVVLIRNDLLDVVGSIDLSKKTVKRIRINFVFALIYNLVGIPIAAGVFLPIGLVLQPWMGSAAMALSSVSVVLSSLLLKCYTKPSAEMLEAKLGSSRRQGSLSDVSVHIGMGELRRPSPKLSLLDRIVNYSRASINSLRSDKHSLNSLVLSEPDKHSLLVGGPLCEEEIC, from the exons gtgTCTTTGGAGAAGAAGAGTGCCACGGTTATTTTTGACTCCAGTCAACAGAGCCSTGAGTCCCTATCAGAAGCCGTCGAGGACATGGGCTTTGAGTCCAGCGTACCAGAGAGCAGCACTGCCACTCCGGTGTTTACAGACACTGAGCTGATCCCCACGTCAGGACTGACACCTGCAGCCCAGCAGGAGGCTTTGGAGAAGCTGTCACAAATTCAAGGGGTGCTTGACGTCCAGGAGAGCGCACCCAGCATGGGCCTGACTGTCACCTATGTTCCTTCGCTGACCTCCGTCCAGCTGCTCAGAGAGGTGGTGGGAGGTGTCTCACCTCAGGAGAAGCAAACTCCTGGCAGCCCAGTGCAGAAAGGCCAGAGCGTGTCCCAGCCGGACACCGCGGCCAGCGAAGCTGCGGTTCTGAAGCTCAGCATTGAAGGAATGACCTGCCACTCTTGCACCACCACCATTGAAGGGAAGATCGGAAAACTGAAAGGGATTAAAAAGATCAAAG TTGTTCTGGACTCTCAGGAAGCTACAGTCGTCTACCTGCCTTACCTCACCACCATCCAGACCATCATCGAACAGATTAGCGTGGCTGGCTTCAAAGCCTTCGTCAAAtccaagccccgccccctgcagCTCTCCAACAGAGACATCGAACGTTTCATCGACTCTCAAAAAGCATCGGCTTCTCCGCCCGAGACGTCCGAGGAGACGGAGGTCTTCGTAGACACGGCGTGCGCCAGGCTCAGGGTGAAAGGCATGCACTGCCGTTCTTGTGTGGTCAACATTGAGGACAACATCTCCAGGCTGCCTGGCGTTTCCTCTGTGGAGGTCTCTCTGGAGAAGGAGCAGGCCTCCATCTGCTACGACCCTCTGAAGGTCACAGTGACTCAGCTGCAGCAAGCCATCGATACCCTTCCTCCGGGAAACTTTAAGACCGAACCCCTGGACTTCTCCCACACTCTCAGTCCCGCATCCACGTCACCGGCGCTCACCATCTCAGCACTACAGCCCAGACCTGCTGCTTCACAGCCGTGCTTCACCCAGCCGCTGGTGTCTGCTGTTCATATTCACATCGAAGGCATGACCTGCAACTCCTGTGTGCAGTCTATCGAAGGAATGATCTCCCAGAGGAAGGGGGTGAGGTCGGCTCAGGTGTCTCTGACTGACCACCAGGGAGTCTTTGAGTATGACCCTCTTCTCACCACACCAGAGGAGCTGAAGGAAGCCATAGAAGACATGggctttgatgcatttttaccTG AAACCAATTCTCTGCTGCCTGCATCGGATCCCGTACTACCGAGGTCTCCGCGTGTCCAGAAGAAGAACTTCGACAGCGAGCTCCACAACGAAACCCTGCTGGGATCCACGCCCTCCAAATGCTACATCCAGATCGGAGGGATGACGTGCGCCTCGTGCGTGTCAAACATCGAGCGCAACCTCAAAAACGAAGCTG GGATCTACTCCGTTCTGGTGGCTCTCATGGCRAGCAAAGCGGAGGTCCGTTACAACCCCGAGGTCACTGATCCGCAGACGATAGCGGAGTGTGTGAAGGAGCTGGGCTTCACCGCCTCCGTGATGGAGAACTACGAGGGAKCCGATGGAAACCTAGAGCTGGTG GTCAGGGGAATGACGTGCGCCTCATGTGTTCATAAAATCGAATCAACCCTCGTCAGAGAGAAGGGGATTATATATGCCTCCGTTGCCTTGGCGACCAACAAAGCACATGTGAAGTATGACGCAGAAGTTATTGGGCCGCGAGACATCATCAAGCTGATTGAG AATATGGGATTTGAGGCATCTTTAGTGAAGAGGGACCGTACAGCCAGTCACCTGGACCACAGCAAAGAGATACGACA GTGGAGGAAGTCCTTCCTGGTGAGCTTGGTTTTCTGCGTGCCTGTGATGGGCATGATGGTCTACATGATTTATATGGACCACAAGATGAACGCTACGCACCATCACAACGCCACGATTGAGGACCGCAACCGTTACCACTCCACCATGTTCTTGGAGAGGCAGCTGCTCCCCGGCCTCTCCATCATGAACCTCCTCTCCTTTATGTTCTGTGTGCCTGTGCAG TTTATTGGAGGTCGTTACTTCTACATCCAAGCCTACAAAGCGGTGAAGCACAAGTCTGCCAACATGGACGTGCTCATCGTTCTGGCCACCACCATCGCCTTCAGCTACTCTCTGATCGTCCTAATCGTTGCCATGGTGGAGAAAGCGAAAGTCAACCCCATCACATTCTTTGACACGCCTCCCATGCTCTTTGTCTTCATCTCGCTGGGACGCTGGCTGGAACAGATCGCGAAG AGCAAAACCTCTGAGGCTTTATCCAAGCTGATGTCGTTACAAGCTACAGAAGCCACCGTTGTGAACCTCAGCAGCGACAACTGCGTTCTCAG tgagGAACAGGTGGACGTTGAGCTGGTGCAGAGAGGCGACGTGGTCAAAGTCGTGCCCGGTGGGAAGTTTCCGGTTGATGGGAGGGTCATTGAGGGACATTCGATGGCAGACGAGTCTCTTATCACAG GGGAGGCCATGCCGGTGACAAAAAAGCCCGGGAGCTCAGTGATCGCCGGCTCCATAAACCAGAACGGCTCTCTGCTGGTCAGCGCTACTCACGTTGGGATGGACACCACGCTGTCTCAGATTGTTAAGCTGGTGGAGGAGGCGCAGACCTCAAAG GCTCCTATCCAGCAGTATGCAGATAAGATCAGTGGCTACTTTGTTCCCTTCATCGTTGTAATATCGTTGCTCACACTGATTGCCTGGATCATCATTGGGTTTTTGGACTTTTCTCTGGTGGAGCATTTCTTTCCT GGTTATGATCGAAGCATTTCCAGGACCGAGGCAGTGATTCGGTTTGCCTTCCAGGCCTCCATAACAGTGCTGTGCATCGCCTGCCCCTGTTCTCTTGGTCTGGCAACCCCGACAGCTGTCATGGTGGGAACTGGGGTTGGAGCCCAAAATGGCATCCTGATAAAAGGAGGAGAGCCCCTAGAGATGGCTCATAAG GTCCAGTCTGTCGTATTCGACAAGACCGGGACGATCACATATGGCGCTCCGAAGGTCGTCCAAGTCAAGATGGTGGTGGAAGGAAACACGATGCCTCGCTCCCGCCTGCTGGCCATTGTGGgcacagcagaaaacaacagtGAACACCCACTGGGAGCCGCTATTACCAAATACTGCAAGCAG GAGCTCGGTACGGAGTCTCTCGGCACCTGCACCGACTTTCAGGCCGTGCCGGGCTGCGGCGTCCGATGTCGGGTCAGCAACACGGAGTCTCTGCTGAAGCAGGCAGACAGCGACAGCGAGGACAACAACCAGCGCAGCAGCATCCTCGTCCAGATCAGCGACACTCGTACGCCGGCCAGCTCCCACCCGCTCACAATGGATCCACAGCCTCTGA GTCTGGTCCAGACAGCCGTCTACGTTGTCCTGATCGGCAACAGGGAATGGATGAGAAGAAACTGCCTTCAGGTCGGACCAGACATCGATGAAGCCATGATGGAGCATGAGCGCAGAGGACGCACTGCTGTGCTGGTCGCTGTGGACA ACGAGCTGTGTGCRATGATAGCCATAGCCGACACTGTGAAACCTGAGGCGGAGCTGGCCGTCCACACGCTGACAAACATGGGTCTGGAGGTGGTGCTGATGACCGGAGACAACAGTAAGACAGCGCGCGCCATCGCCTCCCAG GTGGGCATCAGGAAAGTGTTTGCCGAGGTGCTGCCCTCCCACAAGGTGGCCAaagtggagcagctgcagcaggccgGGAAGAGAGTTGCCATGGTGGGAGAYGGGGTTAACGACTCGCCCGCTCTGGCAATGGCTGACGTCGGCATCGCCATAGGAACCGGGACAGATGTTGCCATCGAGGCAGCCGATGTGGTGTTGATCAGG AACGACCTGCTGGACGTCGTCGGCAGCATCGACCTCTCCAAGAAGACGGTCAAGAGGATCAGGATCAACTTCGTCTTTGCTCTGATTTACAACCTGGTTGGCATTCCCATCGCTGCTG GTGTGTTCCTGCCCATTGGCCTGGTGCTACAGCCATGGATGGGTTCTGCTGCCATGGCGCTGTCATCTGTGTCTGTGGTTTTGTCCTCCCTTCTACTTAAATG TTACACGAAACCCAGCGCCGAGATGCTGGAAGCCAAACTCGGCAGCAGCAGGCGGCAGGGCAGCCTGTCTGACGTCAGCGTTCACATCGGCATGGGCGAGCTGCGCCGTCCCTCCCCCAAACTCAGCCTGCTGGACCGCATCGTGAACTACAGCCGGGCCTCCATCAACTCGCTGCGCTCCGACAAGCACTCGCTCAACAGCTTGGTGCTGAGCGAGCCCGATAAACACTCGCTGCTGGTGGGGGGGCCGCTGTGCGAGGAGGAGATCTGCTGA